Part of the Benincasa hispida cultivar B227 chromosome 12, ASM972705v1, whole genome shotgun sequence genome is shown below.
tcaattgagttatgctcatcttgaCAGTaacctttaaaaaaatgtaCCTTAAAATCTCCTATGAATAACTGAATAATCATAAGATACAAGTGTGAATTAACCCATTTTAACATTAATGATGATTGACCATCAATTAGAAGAATATAATCAAAGCAATTTAAAacatatcaatttaaaaaacgGTGGGTTTAGCTCAACGATAATTGACGTAGTTCACTATTCTAGAGGTGGAAAATTCGATTTCCCATCTCACGAAGTTGGTGGTaccataagaaaaaaaaaactttaaaagcAGTGTTTaaatcaaattctaattaaataatttgcCATGGGGTTTGGTAGAAGCAGATCAGAAAAACAATTTGTTACCCTCTTTTAGCAAACATggaaaaacataaataattgtTTCCTTTGGCCTTTTTTTTCCATCCCTCTTTTGCTTTTGCTTTTgcttttcaatttatttaattaagattttgCAACCAATTATGAGAGACTCATAAATCTGGCAACATCACACACTTCTAAAATCTCTCTCTTATGTCTTCTTTCACTTTTAccttttgctttttcttttcaacttgTTCAATCAAAGGAAGATTCTACAAACATCCCAACACATGTGATTTATGACTTTTAACACactatttaaattgattaaagcACATTTAGGGTTAGGATTAATCCCTATTTTTTTTAGGGCTAATTAATATATAGTGCAAATTAGTTGATGAAAATCTCTATGGcttttattgaaataaaaaatataacttACCATGTTCAATTTATGCTTAAGCAATAaagatatataatttatagtcaattttaaacaaagattAGGAAGACAATAGTGGAACTTTTAAAACACATGGATTAAAAGCATAGTGAAATTAGAATTAACCTAAGCTTTTGTTAATCAAAAAGCATGCAGATGGAGCTGTTAGCTTTGGTTAAAGTTAACACAGAAATCGAGTTAATTAGGTCTAGATATTGCTAGTTGAAGCATGAGTACTTTTGATTagggttttgtttttgttttattctcTGAACAAGTCACTAAAAGGTAATGAGGAATCAGTAAGCGCACCGAAACATCTCAACTAGATTAATATCTTTGTAGCGTATTCATCATATTCCAACTCAATAGAGAAGAAATTCATTGCCAAGAGatgaaaaatacaagaaaattcGATACAAatgaacaatgaaaaaaaaaaaaaagagagagactAGAGGAAAGTCTTCCAATTAACAGTGATTGTAGCAACATCATAATTACAAAAGGATTTATATTTAGTGCACCAAGAGGTCGCCAAATATATAAGGTCTTTCCACAGATGAGTTGGTGTTTTTCAGTGCAATTGAAAGTTCTATTATTACTTTTTCTTGAATGTTTGCGAGTCAACAATATAGGCCCATCGATAACATATCTATtactattttaaaatatgatgaCTCAATATCGTGACTAGTAATATATTGAActcgaagaataaaagaaaataaaacgaAAAAAAGTTTCTTTTATAACcattagattaatttaattagatcGAATATAGTTAGGGACATATATTTTAACCCGTTGATttatactcaaagtgatttATTGGTACATAATAATATAGAGAATGTCTGCATTTATTGATTCATGTaaccaacaattttttttaattgacaCGAACTATGCAAAAAAGCCATGTACATATATAAACCATGCTTACTTTAGATACAGGAAGTGGATTGTAAAATATTTGACTATTGACTTCAAttcgatttttttattatgaaatGTGTTGTCAGATCAAATAATGAATAAATCATCTACATTTGGTTATCACTTTATTACTATTGaatatatattcaaaatgaTTGACTTGAACATAACTCATGTTAAAGCATTATATtttcgattaaaaaaaaataaaaataaaaataaataatacaaaatttaaaccttgatatttcttgaacttggaaaaatagtgaaaatgtaaattttagttttgattttattttaccaAGTATGACAACCATACTGTTTTGAGGTCACGTTCAATAATTTCTCGAACGACCTTTGGTAATTTTTGCAAGTATAGGATTTTGACGCAATATATGAAGAGAGGTTGTTCCACATGTTACGAAATCCgccattaaaaaatataaaagaacgTAAAATAATTGACATatagatatacgtggttcattaacggtgtgttagctacgtccacggtacaaaggaaaaacagtattattagagagaatgttttctgAATACACAAACGACACCTTTaggattagagagtttatatagcgcattactctaaaccctaggatcctaatcgtaaataactacaaacaAAAGAATATGCTAGATACGAATTCTGAATAGGTTTCAGGGCATTGCCCCCAAACTCCCACTAGGGTGCGCCGAGACCCCAAAcaaaattcaaggcattccaagaCCACACATTATTAGAAATATTAAAAGAAGTTCAGTTATTGGACTCAAATCGTTCAAGTTAGAAATCTTTCAAAGTTTGGATGTGCTaactttatttaaattcttttggtGTTATCTTATTGAGAGTTGAGAAAAGGATGTGAGCGGCAAAAGAAGAGCTTGAGAGAGTACTCTTGTGATTGAAATCGGGGAGAGAATTCCAGAATTCTACGTGattgttgtaaattttttcacaTAGTGAATTTCCATCTGATGGATTTGgccatttttgttttcttttcgaGTTTGAAGTTTTCCACTAAATTCTcgtattttctagttttgttgttttctttataTGCTTATTCGTGAATGAAGGATGGGAGGTATTCTTTCACCTAGATGAAATGCAAAGCTTGAGGCATCTATTCCTAACCTTGTGAGTAGGGTTTGTTTATTATTGTAAGGATTTAAAAAATGTATCCTCTAAGATTTTTGCTGCTTCTTCTTTACAGAAAGCTGCATTCAAATTCTTCGGTGTTGTGACTTTGAAGACTAATATCTTGTCACTTTCTCCAAAAGAAACTGTGGGATTTGGAATCTTTTAATCATCATTGTTAGCCGCCTATCAAAGTTTTAtaactttttccattttccattttataatcTTAGTTTACTCAATACTTAGTTTTTGGTCATGGAAACAATGCATCACATGAAAGACTTATCTACATTGGATGACTTTGGTTAAGATATTCACATAAAATTacctttcataaatatatcttagaaaaagaaaaaaaaaacaacttgatatatgTTTCAAGAAGTAGGTTATATTGTACATGATGCACTATACTTAAAACAGAGAAGTCtttaaaaaggggaaaaaaaaacatatacccTTCAACTTTGCAAGTCATTAGACCATATGTGTACTTTCTTATAAGTGAATCAAATTGGGCTCTagattagtttatttattttttttttaaaaaattattttactaCTTCAGTAGAAGAATCAATTTGAGTATGAGTATATAAGTTAATGACAATATCTCTATTCGTATATGACATTTTTTTAGGTAAAACAAAAAGTAAAGTCACGAGTATTTATggtcaaaataaataatatcataCAATATTAATTGAGATATGTGAAGGATTGTCTTTAATCAATGGTATAAGAATTATAGGCCCCTAACTTAGTCTCGTGGGTCGTAGAATCCTCGAAAGCCGGTGGAACCTTTATTATGCAGGTGAAGTATTTTGGAGAAGAGGAACTCTCTTGGGTTCAGCAAAATCTCGATAAAGCAAAGGAGTTGGATGGTTGTTCAAGGAGAGAATTAATTGTTTGGAATGTGACTAAAGTCTCACATTGAAATATCAACGAGGGACACATATTTCCGATAGTATATGTCTTTTGgatgaaactaaaaaaatagtcacTATAGCTTAATTTCTTGTCTAAATAAGAcaaatcgattttttttttccaaaaaaaaaaaaaaattaaaatttcccATTGTCTCATTAAATTTCTTAAAACATTGTACCAATAGTAGATTCTCTctgaacaaacatttttttttcttgagaaTTATActaagatttcattttatttcaagttctaaacttgtaattttaacattaaaaatattagaaaatagcGAGTCTATACTTGTACATACAATTAACATTAAGAGAGTGTTGAAAAtcctacattaaaaaaaatagagatttgacacTCTATATTATATAAAAGATACATGCATGAGTTACTCcgaattgattttgaaatgaaatattcTAAGTTTATCTAAGAGGGAACacatttcaattatatttgtTAATGCATGGGATTGTAGATTAAGATTTTTTAACTTCAAATAATTCAAAAGATATCAAAGacatttattatcattttcaaAGATCGATAGTTCGATCCATTCCTACAAATGTCTAACCAATTTTTTATAGCTCAACACAAAATATATACTAAGTAATAATATTGGTCATAATTCtgtctttcttttctcttttgtaAATTAAACTTGCTCTTATTAACCTCTATTTATTTTGtagtatattttttaaaaaataaataaagggaAAAGACAACAAAGAAAGTGAGATATGGCCTACATCAAATCATAAGCTTCACTAAAGCTCAAATTCAGCATGCAACACAAATTCTTTTCTTCTGACAAGAACAATGGTTTCTTTCATACTCTTTGCCTTTTCTGTCTTTTATAGAATATTTTTATGTGTATAAATATAGCCTAAACAATTCCAATAGACAACACAACCAAACATCTCTCAACCCTTATAATCTTTCCTTCTATTATTTTTCACTTCCCTTAAACCATGGCCGCTCCACACAAGGCACCCACCACACCTGCATTGCTTCATTCTAAGCAATCAGCCAACCCTAAGGACAAGGAGGAGATGAGCATGAGACATTACTCCGACGACCTCGTCACCGGCCACATTTATGCCAAACATCGTGATGACGACACTACTAAAATTGACCTTTCCAATTACATCTCAGTTATTGAGAGCATTATCACCACTGCTGATCGAATTACTGATACCGTTCATCGCGTAAAAACAATTACTATATATTCACatacatataaaaaatttggcttgtcttttttttcttttccagtgTTTGACACATTATAATATTGTCCATGCATGCAGGGAAGTGAAGGGCGTTTGGTGTATTCAAATGATTCATTGGCATCCGGTGTTGTGATCGAGCCTCCGCTCTGTACCCTTCACTGTATCTCGAGCGAGGTCATAATTCATAAAATTATGtcatatttgttaactaatttatttttaatatcttttCTTGTTTGATTACATATATTTCTTTGGTGTGTTTCTTATACTTTTCAAAGAAATATGTGAacatcaaacaaacaaaaacaagttcaaTTTATGGAAAGTtgagtagtttttaaaaaatggtaatTCCAGTGAGTAGAATTTTTAAGGctaataattaaatgtatagaaatattattaaagaattattaaatatagtaaaatctataagggatagacttttatcagtgatatagcctatcattgatagacctTTACATACAACtggatctaaattttttaatatctacaaattcttttgcattgtgCTATACCTGCTAATACTTTGAgcttaattgttatattttcaattgtccattttaaaaacttgtttttgttttgaattttgactaagaattcaaatgctTTCTTAACAAAGATAAAAACTATGGTAAAGAAAACACATAAAAATaactataatttttaaaaataaaaaatctaaatctaaatgattatcaaacaaagTTTTAATGGTTATACTTTGTAtctctttctttttaaactttttttgttATGTATTTCACCTTTTAATAACCCTTTTGAAATCTCTAAGTAAAATTTCAAACCATGCACAAAAAGAACTACttctattattgttattattttttgaacttttactGTAACATCATTTTCAGCTATCATGCAAGCCCACGGGGATAGAAAAAGCACACGAAACCACACTAGAAATCTTTGAAATATTGGTAAATTATCCATGGGAAGCCAAGGCAGCTCTCACTTTGTTAGCCTTTGCAACTGATTATGGAGATTTATGGCATCTCTACCATTACTCCCAAGCTGATCCATTGGCTAAATCTTTGGCAATTATCAAGCGAGTAGCTACTTTGAAAAAGCACTTAGACTCACTTCGATATCGTGAAGTGTTTCTCAACCCCAGAAGTCTCATTCAAAGCTGCTTACAAGCAATCAAATACATGGATGAGATTAGAGAATTCTCAAAATATGATGTCAAGGAACTTCCTGAGTTACCTTCTGCTCTTCGTCAAATCCCATTAATTACTTATTGGGTTATCCACACTATTGTTGCTTCTAGAATTGAGCTCTCCACCTACCTCAGTGAAACTGAGTAAGTTTTTTATCTTTACCATAAACAATCCGACAAATCGAGCCGATCGATCAAGATCAACTGTGTTAATTTCAATTAGTCGGCTTATGTCAAAGACTCTAACCGACCGACGGAAAATGACATGTTGACTCTTGTTATGTAGTGtttgtttgagagtgattttcaaatcatcaaaatcaccctaaaacccatttttaatcactcaaaattaattaaatattaaattttatactttgaaatgcaatttcatttcatcaaaattaattttgaaggatTAAAAATACGTTTCATGGTGATTTTAAATGCATCGCTCTAGTATTAGGGTATGATGAAGATGCTACAgatgtgtcaacctagttgagatgtcttGGTGCACCTATTGATCGATATCATCTATCTTGTTCaaatttttataactattttagaATCAATCACATATAATACCTTTGGAAGATTTTATTTGGTTTATAAATTGATTACAaatggttgttttttttttccaggaaTCAGTCACAGAGATATTTGAGTGAATTGTTTGAAAAAATTGCCCTTGTACTCACTGTACTCGAAAAGCATCTAGAGGCCATCCGAGAACAACATGGTCAAATACtttacaatatataatatttttattagtgATTGATATCATTAATTAATTGTCAAATTTATTGGCTTAACTATGActgaaaaataacattaaatttaatttgttgtATATATTCATTTGAATGCAGAGGAAGTTAATCTCTACCGGTGGTTGATTGACCACATTGAGCATTATCATACTGACATTACATTGGTTATTCCCAAGTTGCTTAGCGGTAAACCTGAAACCAAACCACTTATTGATGGCACTACTCATAGAGAGGTCTCTTCTTGCTCTAAACATTTGCTATTGCAAGTTTAGTTCattatgaaaattatatatttgaatcttgaACTTTTAAACGCGTTTGACagatcttaaatttttaattttgtgtcaatAGCAtgttcttaaacttttataatatataattaagtatcGAATCTTTAATTTTGTATAAGTTATCGGTGTGGTCTACTTTAAAGAATTAATTGTTCtatttagatataaatttaaattttacgtTGAGTAGCAACTAGCCTAAACATTCAATAATATCAAATAGATGAAAGATACATATTGATACAATTGAAAGTTGAGAAACTTAACTTGTAATATATTTAGTCatgtaattataatttattaggAGGGTATGTTATATGTAAGAAGGTGTgtatacaaaaagaaaagaaaaaatcgaCAAGCAAATAAAGCATGAAAATGTAAACAATAAAGATCGACACGGAGATTTAAGTACTTTACTAACAATGTGTTAACTACGTCCAtcaaaagaggagaaaaaacCATTTTGTTATTAGAGTGTAATATCAGATAACACAAATAGGAAGACGCTAGTAGGGTTAGAGGATTTATACATAACACCTCCTATAAACCCTAGGTCCAAAATCGTAAATAACATATAATGCGTATACAAATCATTCTAAAAAATGTGTGGGTGTTTTTTCAGGTAAGTGTTCATGAAAGTTTAGCGGGAAAGAACGTGATATTGATAATTTCTGGGTTGGATATCTCAGAAGATGATATCAGAGCTTTTCATAAGATTTATGAAGATTTGAAAAGAGATAATAAGCATGAGATAGTTTGGATTCCAATAATCCCAGAGCCTTATCACGAAGAAGATCGTAAGAGATATGATTATTTGCGTTCTACAATGAAATGGTATTCAGTACAATTCACTACAAAGATATCTGGCATGAGATATATTGAAGAAAAATGGCAACTTAGAGATGATCCATTAGTTGTGGTACTAAACCCACAATCTAAAGTGGAATTCATGAATGCAATTCATTTGATTCGAGTTTGGGAAAGTGAAGCAATACCTTTTACATTCAATAGAACTGAAGTTTTACTAAGAAAAAACTGGCCCGAGTCAACTCTTATC
Proteins encoded:
- the LOC120068242 gene encoding protein SIEVE ELEMENT OCCLUSION B-like; amino-acid sequence: MAAPHKAPTTPALLHSKQSANPKDKEEMSMRHYSDDLVTGHIYAKHRDDDTTKIDLSNYISVIESIITTADRITDTVHRGSEGRLVYSNDSLASGVVIEPPLCTLHCISSELSCKPTGIEKAHETTLEIFEILVNYPWEAKAALTLLAFATDYGDLWHLYHYSQADPLAKSLAIIKRVATLKKHLDSLRYREVFLNPRSLIQSCLQAIKYMDEIREFSKYDVKELPELPSALRQIPLITYWVIHTIVASRIELSTYLSETENQSQRYLSELFEKIALVLTVLEKHLEAIREQHEEVNLYRWLIDHIEHYHTDITLVIPKLLSGKPETKPLIDGTTHREVSVHESLAGKNVILIISGLDISEDDIRAFHKIYEDLKRDNKHEIVWIPIIPEPYHEEDRKRYDYLRSTMKWYSVQFTTKISGMRYIEEKWQLRDDPLVVVLNPQSKVEFMNAIHLIRVWESEAIPFTFNRTEVLLRKNWPESTLIKFAHQPRLQNWIAREKYILFYGGKNPLWIQQFEERVEILKSDPLVMDGSSFEIVRIGKDATGEDDPALMARFWIIQWGYFVVKSQIKGSSASETTEDILRLISYQTEDGWVVLTVGSAPVLVGRGSLISKLLEEFPKWKQNLRLKAFPDVFRDYFNELALKSHQCDRVVLPGFSGWIPMIVNCPECPRFMETGINFKCCHGGVDV